Within the Erpetoichthys calabaricus chromosome 1, fErpCal1.3, whole genome shotgun sequence genome, the region CATGTAGTGGGTAGGCTGGATCTATAAGGCACAacactaactgctgtgccactgtaCTGCACCCTCTGATCTCATCCCacattttgtaaactttttttgttgttgtttttagatCCTCACTCTAAAAGCTGCTTAAGTCTAGATAAATTATTACAATAAGACAAATAAGATATTAATAACATATCCTTTCAAtgtgaaaacaataataaaacacaactaAACCATCTTAACTGGACTCTTGGCATACTGATTGAAAAACATGCAGAATCAGACATCCACATTATCATACCTAAAATGAGAAAATCAGAGATAAGATGGATTCAGTTTAAATTTATCAGATTCCAGTGACATTTTTAAGTTAtaacaaatgtaattaaaaacgGAGAGACAACAAATCATGGTTGCTCTTGTTTATAGTCTGAAAATTACATTCAAATCCAGTAATCATTATTACACTTAATACAAACAAGCATCCAGGCTGAAGTGAGAACAGCATGCTGCTGTTTGGGTCGGGGGTGTGGCGGGACATactgcttttttaaataaatctgacGGATGCCAAGTCATTCCCATACTCATTTTGAGCGGAGCGTCCCATGTTGACATTTGCATTTCTGCCACTTTGATCCAAGTTACTCTACCCAACCTCATAACGAACGGACATTATGATGACAACTTCAGCATTAAAACCTGACTGTGCTTGGACACTAGTTGTCACTGTGGCACATCCAGGGAAGGACTGGTCTATCACCTCAGACTTGTCTTTATCCTACCGACTGTGTGCAAGTCTTGAATCTTTGCAGTTTTTGTCTTCCGCTTTTCCCATGCCTGTTGACCTCAGTTTACATACATTACTTGGCATTATTGTTCACTCTTCCTATTACGAGTAGAAGCTTTCAAGTATAACAAAACTCCAAGTTTATGGCTATCCTACATGCATACATTTCTAGTTCTGGGTAATAGGGAGCCAGAATCTATCCTGGAAGTGCTAGGCACAAAGCATAACCCAATCCACAATGGGTTTCCAGTCCCCTGCTCCACATATTCCCTCAACTTCTTTTTGGGATGCAGGAGAAATTGGAGCACTATGGATAAAACCCACATAGGCATAGGGACAACATGAAAGCTCTAGCCAGTCAATAAATCTAGATTTGAGCCCAGGGATTGGCCATATCTAGTTGTATGCAGATGGTGCCTGGTGTTGTCtttgtatttcagattttttgctttatgttttcTACACGTACAATTTGACCAGATGTACCCACACCTTTACATACAACTGTACTTCTGTGTTTCCTCTTGATTGGGAATTGCTGCTGGTGACATCTAGTGGCCAGACACTGTGACCTTAATTATTATTTCTTCATCCAGAATCACTGTCCAATTGACCTACtaaaatgtacaatttactaTTCATCTGTACTTCACCTCTCCACTTCCTAGGGTTTTGAACATATCTTTCTCCAAAATACCTTAATTAAAAGGTTGCATCTCTTGAGATTTACCAGAATTGTATGATTGGTATACCCTTCTTACGCTTCTACCTATACTGTAATAGTCATGGGTTTGACAAGATTTAAGGTTGTGTTTCAGCTCACTATGCAGTAGAATGAAGTGCTCTGACTTTAGTGCATATTATTGTGTActtaaactttattatttatagCATATTTACTTTTCCCTCACTCTTACCCACCAAAGGGAAAATGTAGTCCTGTAAGACTTACTTTAGTTTCCATTGTGCTATGGTGATTGATGTAGTAATTAATTCTGCAGTGTGTTATTGAATCTTTggtcacatttgttttatttaagttgCTTTAATGTATACCATTTATGACTTTGTTCTTTTTGGATCTAAGATTACAAATGGTACACGCCAATGTTTCTTCTGcagctttttatttgtattttgtttaaatcaaGTTCTGTGTATTGATTCATCTTGAAGCAGGTTCATCTTGATTACCAGaatcttttattttacagttggCACTGCATTTTTCACAGGTGTTGCTTCTACACTTTAATCTTTCTGTTGTGCTTCAGGATTGAGtctatgggggaaaaaaaaagcctGGCAGCCATTGTAATTTTGgtggctttttttgttttgctcctgGGCTGCTCATCTCTTATTTCCCAAGTGAATTTTTGAGTGTGCCCGAAGGTGGCTTGTTTGCAagaatcgcttgccacattcaCTACAGGAGTGAGGTTTTACTCCAGTATGAATTTTTCTATGTTTCCCAAGACTACTACTGCTTGAGAATCGTTTTCCACATTCTGAACAAGAAAATGGCTTTTCCCCATTGTGAATTTTTGAGTGTGTCTTAAGGTGGCTTATTTGTAAGAATCGCTTGCCACACTCAATACAGCAAtgaggcttctctccagtgtgaattttggTATGCTTCCCAAGACTGCTACTGTTTGAGAAACGTTTTCCACATTCTGAGCAAGAATACGGCTTTTCCCCTGTGTGTATTCTTATGTGGCTTTGGAGGTAGCATATTTGTGAAAAACTTTTGCCACATTCCATACAACAATGtggtttctctcctgtgtgaattctaaTATGTTTTCTGAGATTGCTGCTGTAGGAGAATCGCTTACCACACTCACAGCAGCAGTACGGCTTCTCTCCACTATGAATTCTTAGATGTTTCCCAAGACTGCCACTGtcagagaatcgtttgccacattcagaacaacaatatggtttctctccagtgtgaattcttgtgtgtatcTGAAGACTACTGCTACAGgagaaccgtttgccacattcacgacaccaaaatggcttctctccattatgtactCTTTTGTGTTTTCCAAGACTGCTATTATCAGAGAAGCGTTTGCCACATTCACAACAAGCATATGgtttctccccagtgtgaattcgTGTGTGTGCCTGAAGATTACTTACTTGTGAAAATTGTCTGCCgcattcagaacaggaatatggtttctctccagtatgaattcttttgtggttCTGAAAATTTCGTATTTGTGAGaatcgtttcccacattcaggacagcaatatggcttctctcctgtgtgtatTCTTGTGTGTTTCTGAAGGCTGCTAATTTGTGAAAATCGTTTATGACATTCAGAACAGGAGTGAGGTttttctccggtgtgaactcttctGTGGCTCTGAAGATACCGTATTTTAGAGAATTGCTTGCCACACTCAGCACAGGAATGTGGTTTCTCTCTTGTATGAATCCACAGATGATCTTTATAATTAGATTTGCGTTTAAAACTTTTACCACATTCTTGGCAGACAAACAGATCTGCTGGGTGAGTATTCTGTAACACTCCATGAGTGTTTATGCCATCTGTGTTTGTTTTGCTCATAAGTGGAGAACAATATTGTAAAGAGACTGGTACTAAATTCTCTAATCCTGATGTCAatttcttcatattttcatcTAGTTGTTTCAGTTGTGATCTGCATTGGTTAGATGTTGGAGCAAATGAAGATTGGGAGAAGCTGCCAGTCTCTTGAAAACCTGTAGAAAGATAAAGCACACCCTtacatttgaatgtattttaaataaataaaacagaaccgGAAACAGAGATATGGAAACAAATGTCAATCAGCGTAAACAGATTATGGCTGTTCGCTCACTGTCCCAGTTTAAGTATTGAATTTAACTTTGTTAACAGGTTCAGTTCATTTTCCtttgctttatactgtatgtctgcctgtttgtgatTCTTAATCCCCCCCAAAAATATCATGGCATTAAAAGCACAGTAGACTGTGAGTTtagtaaaatgtctttttttttgcgaAACAATGaaccttctttttcattttactttgactCCATATAACAATTAAAATCTTCTGATTAAGGAAAAAAGCAACATCAGGCATAGCACAGTGATGTTATCAATACTGAAtagtaaaatataagaaaaaaaaaaaaagcattttcaagCCATAGGCACCTTTTACAATTTGGAaatgtttggttttctttttttgttaatatgatTCCATTTTCAAGATTTCAGAAAAGTGTTACACAGTTGCATACTGGGTCTTATTTAACATTCTAAAATTCAAGTTCAGCATATGATTGTGAGCTTTAGTAATTTACACAACAATAAACCCTGAAGAGCCTGAAGGTCATGTAACTTATTCTGGTGATTTAAAAAGatatagaaaaataaagtttaaaaaaaaaggaataatggAACATTTATCATAAAATGCTGCTtgttaaatgtacagagaaaagtCACCAGTTGCAATGTCACTGTACCTTAATAGCACAGAATAGGATTTCTTCAGAGGCAGAACATTATAAGCAAAAACAATATAAGATTTGTAAATTTAGACCACTTAGCAGAGATCCATCGTCACTTTGACATTTCCTGCTGATCGATGTGAAAAAAGTCATGAAACACACTGTGATTCAGTATAACAGTAAatgcttatgcaatcaattattttgtgttttatgtttgtaattaatttaaattacctTAAATATAGAATTCAGTGagggtcaataaataaataaagcaccaGGCACTAAACTGGTGTAAGCACTTTAGacaggttcctgccttgaaccacaAGTAGATGAGACCAGGCCTTGCACACTGCAATCATGAACTGGAAAAACACGGATAGAGGAATTCTGTTTACAAAAACATGCAGAATGTTCAATGCTTAAATCAGTGATCAAAATATAGATTTTTGGTATTATTACACCAATCTAAATCACCCCAGTGACACTTGCATCTTCATATTAGCAAGACATAGAGGATTCAAACTGACCACCCTGATCAGTGCAGCTGACATTTTCCCTATTCAGGATATCAACTCCAGCTGCTTACTTCTAACAAACTCCCAGAAAAGAAGCTGAAAATGTGAACAGGCTTATATGCAGACTCCCGCTCAACCCGGATATATATGGGGGAGAAAGATTCTCAAAACCTGAAACCTTGTTGCCCACACTTTAAACCATGTACATAATTTAACAAGTGCTGTTacaataagggcggcacggtggcgcagtgggtagcgctgctgcctcgcagtcgggagatctggggacccgggttcacttcccgggtcctccctgcgtggagtttgcatgttctccccgtgtctgcgtgggtttcctccgggcgctccggtttcctcccacagtccaaagacatgcaggttaggtggattggcgattctaaattggccctagtgtgtgcttggtgtgtgggtgtgtttgtgtgtgtcctgcggtgggttggcaccctgcccgggattggttccctgccttgtgccctgtgttggctgggattggctccagcagacccccgtgaccctgtgttcggattcagcgggttggaaaatgggatggatggatgttacaataaaaacacatcagGCTCAGAGATATATGGATCAGACACGGACTTCAAGTACACATTATACATCAAAGCAAGTCTGACTTTTCACGGTCAGTGTGCAGAACAAGAACTCGCACATCCCACCACCAGCTTCAGGTAAATGAAATCTGCTCAATgcctaaaatgtatatttaataccTACCTTCTTCAGAACAACATGGAGATGATGGCTTCTCAGTTCTCTGTGCATAAAAGTCCAAAGTCTCGCACTTTGCAGTGACGGGATGTTCCTGAAGACCAGATTCTAGTCCCAAAGCCTTTCCATTTGGATACACATAAGAAGGTTCTGGAAGTGGACCAATGGATAAAAAATGAGAGACAAACTCTGACTTAATGTCTTCTTCCTTAACAATGTTAAGAGATGCCTGAGTTTGCAGCTCAGTGCCAACTGACTTCTGTTCATAATCTGCAAGGCCTACAGCCTTCTGTTCAAAATCCTCAACTTTAATGCACATTCCCTCCTGTTTACAGTTGATGGGCTCCCATTCACAATCCTCTTCCTTAATGTGCACAGACCTGTTTTCCAAGGTAGTCATTAAGAGGTGGCTCATATCTTGTGAGGGGTTGTTCCCTTCCTCttcaaagtccttctcttcaGAATCTCCCTCTTCACTTTTAAATTCAACTTTCAGAGGCTCTTGAAAGGTCTGGCACATCCCCTCCATCATGACAATGTAAGCATTACTAGAAATGGCAGCTGCTTCTTTTTTtctacaatgtaaaaaaaagaaaaaagattaacTCCTTATGGAATGAACCAAATTAAAGTATGTCACTGAGATCTGTAAAGTTTATTTCATCATATCGGATTTTATTCATATGAACAGAGACCAGACACATTTAGGTTggatagctgaaataaaatgATAACACACAGGGCAAGCTGACTGGCAGAGGGGGCAGATACGATAGGGTTAGTGATATGAAATGATGATAAGCAACAAGCAACAGTTCACAGCCAAAGCAGGATATTCAAGGAAAGAAGGAGTGTGCAGTGACCCAGAAGTTCAGTTTCTGGTTTAAAAATGGCCATTCTATTTTCTGTGAGTGATGAACCAGCAAAGAACAACGTGCTTTCCCACACTCTGTCTTAAAGTTGGACAAGTGTTAATCCCCAACTGTATTATATGTTGGACAAGTATAGCTCTCCTTTGAGTATTATATTCTTGTGAG harbors:
- the LOC114663235 gene encoding gastrula zinc finger protein XlCGF57.1-like isoform X1; this translates as MMEGMCQTFQEPLKVEFKSEEGDSEEKDFEEEGNNPSQDMSHLLMTTLENRSVHIKEEDCEWEPINCKQEGMCIKVEDFEQKAVGLADYEQKSVGTELQTQASLNIVKEEDIKSEFVSHFLSIGPLPEPSYVYPNGKALGLESGLQEHPVTAKCETLDFYAQRTEKPSSPCCSEEGFQETGSFSQSSFAPTSNQCRSQLKQLDENMKKLTSGLENLVPVSLQYCSPLMSKTNTDGINTHGVLQNTHPADLFVCQECGKSFKRKSNYKDHLWIHTREKPHSCAECGKQFSKIRYLQSHRRVHTGEKPHSCSECHKRFSQISSLQKHTRIHTGEKPYCCPECGKRFSQIRNFQNHKRIHTGEKPYSCSECGRQFSQVSNLQAHTRIHTGEKPYACCECGKRFSDNSSLGKHKRVHNGEKPFWCRECGKRFSCSSSLQIHTRIHTGEKPYCCSECGKRFSDSGSLGKHLRIHSGEKPYCCCECGKRFSYSSNLRKHIRIHTGEKPHCCMECGKSFSQICYLQSHIRIHTGEKPYSCSECGKRFSNSSSLGKHTKIHTGEKPHCCIECGKRFLQISHLKTHSKIHNGEKPFSCSECGKRFSSSSSLGKHRKIHTGVKPHSCSECGKRFLQTSHLRAHSKIHLGNKR
- the LOC114663235 gene encoding zinc finger protein 665-like isoform X2, with the protein product MGKKEAAAISSNAYIVMMEGMCQTFQEPLKVEFKSEEGDSEEKDFEEEGNNPSQDMSHLLMTTLENRSVHIKEEDCEWEPINCKQEGMCIKVEDFEQKAVGLADYEQKSVGTELQTQASLNIVKEEDIKSEFVSHFLSIGPLPEPSYVYPNGKALGLESGLQEHPVTAKCETLDFYAQRTEKPSSPCCSEEGFQETGSFSQSSFAPTSNQCRSQLKQLDENMKKLTSGLENLVPVSLQYCSPLMSKTNTDGINTHGVLQNTHPADLFVCQECGKSFKRKSNYKDHLWIHTREKPHSCAECGKQFSKIRYLQSHRRVHTGEKPHSCSECHKRFSQISSLQKHTRIHTGEKPYCCPECGKRFSQIRNFQNHKRIHTGEKPYSCSECGRQFSQVSNLQAHTRIHTGEKPYACCECGKRFSDNSSLGKHKRVHNGEKPFWCRECGKRFSCSSSLQIHTRIHTGEKPYCCSECGKRFSDSGSLGKHLRIHSGEKPYCCCECGKRFSYSSNLRKHIRIHTGEKPHCCMECGKSFSQICYLQSHIRIHTGEKPYSCSECGKRFSNSSSLGKHTKIHTGEKPHCCIECGKRFLQISHLKTHSKIHNGEKPFSCSECGKRFSSSSSLGKHRKIHTGVKPHSCSECGKRFLQTSVVSLHKRIHTGDRPHQCSECGKRFFQISRLLIHKRIHTGEQPYCCAECGKRFSHLNSLQRHSKLHTGERPHCCSECGKQFLDTSSLQKHSVIHTGEKPYCCSKCGKRFSDSSTLRQHLRIHTGEKPYRCSECGKRFSRTSSLHIHTRSHTEDD